A single region of the Cronobacter condimenti 1330 genome encodes:
- the hrpA gene encoding ATP-dependent RNA helicase HrpA gives MMEKQIITLSALTTRLDDLMLRDKSRFARRLHGARKIKNTESQQALFEQLSQEMTEAAGKVLLREAARPAITYPENLPVSQKKQDILNAVRDNQVVIVAGETGSGKTTQLPKICMELGRGVKGLIGHTQPRRLAARTVANRIAEELQTEPGGCVGYKVRFSDHVSDNTMVKLMTDGILLAEIQQDRLLMQYDTIIIDEAHERSLNIDFLLGYLRELLPKRPDLKIIITSATIDPERFSRHFNNAPIIEVSGRTYPVEVRYRPIVEDADDTERDQLQAIFDAVDELGREGPGDILIFMSGEREIRDTADGLMKLNLPHTEVLPLYARLSNSEQNRVFQSHAGRRIVLATNVAETSLTVPGIKYVIDPGTARISRYSYRTKVQRLPIEPVSQASANQRKGRCGRVSEGICIRLYSEDDFLSRPAFTDPEILRTNLASVILQMTALGLGDIAAFPFVEAPDKRNIQDGVRLLEELGAITTDEQATVYKLTPMGRQLSQLPVDPRLARMVLEAQKHGCVREAMIITSALSIQDPRERPLDKQQASDEKHRRFHDKESDFQAFVNLWNYLGEQQKALSSNQFRRLCRTDYLNYLRVREWQDIYTQLRQVVKELGIPVNSEPAGYREVHTALLTGLLSHIGMKDADKQEYTGARNARFSIFPGSGLFKKPPKWAMVAELVETSRLWGRIAARIDPEWIEPVAQHLIKRSYSEPHWERGQGAVMASEKVTLYGLPIVAARSVNYSQIDPILSRELFIRHALVEGDWQTRHAFFRENQRLRAEVEELEHKSRRRDILVDDDTLFEFYDQRIGHEAISARHFDTWWKKASRDTPDLLNFEKSMLIKEGAEKVSKLDYPNFWHQGNLKLRLTYQFEPGGDADGVTVHIPLPLLNQVEEAGFEWQVPGMRRELIIALIKSLPKPVRRNFVPAPNYAEAFLGRVTPLELPLFDALERELRRMTGVTIDREAWQAEQVPDHLKMTFRVVDEKGRKLREGKDLSALKEGLKEKVQETLSAVADDGIEQSGLHIWSFGALPERYEQKRGGYQVKAFPALVDEKESVGIRLFDNPQEQQHAMWRGLRRLLLLNIPSPIKYLHEKLPNKAKLGLYFNPYGKVLDLIDDCISCGVDKLIAEHGGPVWTQEGFTQLHENVRAQLNDTVVDIARQVEQILTAVFNINKRLKGRVDMTMALGLSDIKAQMSGLVYRGFVTGNGYKRLGDTLRYLNAIEKRLEKMAVDPHRDRAQMLKVEAVQQAWQQWLNKLPPARRDEDDVQEIRWMIEELRVSYFAQQLGTPYPVSDKRVLQAMEQVGG, from the coding sequence ATGATGGAAAAACAAATTATTACGCTCTCCGCCCTGACGACGCGTCTTGACGATTTGATGCTGCGCGATAAAAGCCGCTTCGCACGTCGTCTGCATGGGGCAAGAAAGATTAAAAATACTGAATCTCAGCAGGCGCTTTTCGAACAGCTTTCCCAGGAGATGACCGAGGCGGCAGGGAAAGTCCTGCTGCGCGAAGCCGCACGACCTGCCATCACCTACCCGGAAAACTTGCCGGTCAGCCAGAAGAAACAGGATATTCTCAACGCGGTACGCGATAACCAGGTGGTTATCGTGGCGGGTGAAACCGGCTCCGGTAAGACGACACAGCTGCCTAAAATCTGTATGGAACTGGGCCGCGGCGTGAAAGGGCTGATTGGCCACACGCAGCCGCGCCGTCTTGCGGCGCGTACTGTCGCCAACCGTATCGCCGAAGAGCTGCAAACCGAGCCGGGCGGATGCGTAGGCTACAAAGTGCGCTTTAGCGATCACGTCAGCGACAACACGATGGTCAAGCTGATGACCGACGGCATTCTGCTGGCGGAGATCCAGCAGGACCGGCTGCTGATGCAGTATGACACCATCATTATCGATGAGGCGCATGAGCGCAGCCTGAATATCGATTTCCTGCTGGGCTACCTGCGTGAACTGCTGCCAAAGCGTCCCGATCTTAAAATTATCATTACGTCAGCGACCATCGACCCGGAGCGTTTCTCACGTCACTTCAATAACGCACCGATTATCGAAGTCTCCGGGCGCACGTACCCGGTAGAAGTGCGTTATCGCCCGATTGTTGAAGACGCAGACGACACCGAGCGCGATCAGCTCCAGGCGATTTTCGACGCTGTCGACGAACTGGGCCGCGAAGGGCCGGGCGATATCCTGATCTTTATGAGCGGCGAGCGCGAAATTCGCGACACCGCCGATGGCCTCATGAAACTGAATCTGCCGCATACCGAGGTGCTGCCGCTTTACGCGCGGCTCTCCAACAGCGAGCAGAACCGGGTGTTTCAGTCTCATGCCGGGCGGCGTATCGTGCTTGCCACTAACGTGGCCGAAACATCGCTCACGGTGCCGGGCATTAAATATGTGATTGATCCGGGCACAGCGCGTATTAGCCGCTACAGCTATCGCACCAAAGTGCAACGGTTGCCTATCGAGCCGGTCTCCCAGGCCTCGGCCAACCAGCGTAAAGGCCGCTGCGGGCGCGTCTCGGAAGGTATCTGTATTCGTCTTTATTCCGAAGACGATTTCCTCTCACGCCCGGCCTTCACCGACCCGGAGATCCTGCGCACTAATCTGGCGTCCGTCATTCTGCAAATGACCGCGCTGGGGCTTGGTGATATCGCGGCGTTCCCGTTTGTCGAAGCACCGGATAAGCGCAACATTCAGGATGGCGTGCGCCTCCTTGAAGAGCTTGGGGCCATTACCACCGACGAACAGGCGACGGTGTACAAGCTGACGCCGATGGGCCGCCAGCTCAGTCAGCTGCCGGTGGACCCGCGTCTGGCGCGTATGGTGCTGGAGGCGCAAAAACATGGCTGCGTGCGCGAGGCGATGATTATCACCTCCGCCCTGTCGATTCAGGATCCGCGCGAGCGGCCGCTCGATAAACAGCAAGCCTCAGATGAAAAACATCGCCGTTTCCACGATAAAGAGTCCGATTTCCAGGCCTTCGTGAATCTGTGGAACTATCTTGGCGAGCAGCAAAAAGCGCTCTCCTCAAACCAGTTCCGCCGCCTGTGCCGTACTGACTATCTGAACTATCTGCGCGTGCGCGAATGGCAGGATATCTATACCCAGCTTCGCCAGGTGGTGAAAGAGCTTGGTATTCCGGTTAACAGCGAACCGGCGGGTTACCGCGAGGTGCATACGGCGCTGCTGACTGGTCTACTGTCGCATATCGGCATGAAGGACGCCGATAAACAGGAGTACACCGGTGCGCGCAACGCCCGTTTCTCTATTTTCCCAGGCTCCGGGCTTTTCAAAAAGCCGCCGAAGTGGGCGATGGTGGCGGAGCTGGTTGAAACCAGCCGCCTGTGGGGACGCATCGCCGCGCGTATCGATCCGGAGTGGATCGAGCCGGTAGCGCAGCATCTTATAAAGCGCTCTTACAGCGAGCCGCACTGGGAGCGCGGGCAGGGCGCGGTTATGGCGAGCGAGAAAGTCACGCTGTACGGCCTGCCGATAGTCGCTGCGCGAAGCGTGAACTACAGCCAGATTGACCCGATACTGAGCCGTGAGCTGTTTATCCGTCATGCGCTGGTGGAAGGCGACTGGCAGACCCGCCACGCGTTCTTCCGTGAAAACCAGCGACTGCGCGCCGAAGTGGAAGAGCTGGAGCATAAATCGCGCCGCCGCGACATTCTTGTGGATGATGACACGCTGTTTGAGTTCTATGACCAGCGCATCGGCCACGAGGCGATTTCCGCTCGCCATTTCGATACCTGGTGGAAAAAGGCGAGCCGCGACACGCCGGATCTGCTTAATTTCGAAAAGAGCATGCTGATTAAAGAGGGCGCGGAGAAAGTCAGTAAGCTCGACTACCCGAACTTCTGGCATCAGGGCAACCTGAAGCTGCGCCTGACCTACCAGTTTGAGCCAGGGGGCGATGCCGACGGCGTGACGGTGCATATTCCGCTGCCGCTGTTAAATCAGGTGGAAGAGGCGGGCTTCGAATGGCAGGTGCCGGGAATGCGCCGCGAGTTGATTATTGCGCTTATCAAATCGTTGCCTAAACCGGTGCGCCGTAATTTTGTGCCCGCGCCGAACTATGCCGAAGCGTTTTTGGGGCGTGTGACGCCGCTTGAACTGCCGCTTTTTGACGCGCTGGAGCGCGAATTGCGCCGCATGACCGGCGTCACCATCGACCGAGAGGCGTGGCAGGCCGAACAGGTGCCCGATCACCTGAAAATGACCTTCCGCGTGGTGGATGAGAAAGGACGCAAACTGCGCGAGGGCAAAGATCTCAGCGCGCTTAAAGAAGGGCTGAAGGAAAAGGTACAGGAGACGCTGTCTGCGGTGGCGGATGACGGTATTGAACAGAGCGGGCTGCATATCTGGAGTTTCGGCGCGCTGCCGGAGCGCTATGAACAGAAACGCGGCGGCTACCAGGTGAAAGCCTTCCCGGCGCTGGTGGATGAGAAAGAGAGCGTCGGCATTCGGCTGTTTGATAATCCGCAGGAGCAGCAACACGCCATGTGGCGCGGGCTGCGTCGGCTGTTATTGCTGAACATTCCGTCGCCCATTAAATACCTGCACGAGAAGCTGCCGAACAAAGCGAAGCTTGGGCTTTACTTCAACCCGTACGGTAAGGTGCTGGATCTCATAGACGACTGTATCTCCTGCGGCGTCGATAAACTGATTGCGGAGCACGGCGGGCCGGTATGGACGCAGGAAGGCTTCACGCAGTTGCATGAGAACGTGCGCGCGCAGCTGAACGACACCGTGGTAGACATCGCAAGACAGGTGGAGCAGATCCTGACTGCGGTTTTCAATATCAACAAACGTCTGAAAGGGCGAGTGGATATGACGATGGCGCTCGGGCTTTCAGATATCAAAGCGCAGATGAGCGGGCTTGTGTATCGCGGGTTTGTGACCGGCAACGGGTACAAACGCCTGGGTGACACGCTGCGTTATCTTAACGCGATTGAAAAACGCCTTGAGAAAATGGCCGTCGATCCGCACCGCGACCGCGCGCAGATGCTGAAAGTGGAGGCCGTGCAGCAGGCCTGGCAGCAATGGCTTAACAAACTGCCGCCTGCACGACGCGACGAGGATGACGTGCAGGAGATCCGCTGGATGATTGAGGAGCTGCGCGTAAGTTATTTCGCCCAGCAGCTCGGTACGCCATACCCTGTTTCCGACAAACGTGTGTTGCAGGCGATGGAGCAGGTGGGCGGATAA
- the azoR gene encoding FMN-dependent NADH-azoreductase, whose amino-acid sequence MSKVLVLKSSILAGYSQSNQLSDYFVDQWREKHSADEITVRDLAANPVPVLDGELVGALRPSDAPLTPRQQDALALSDELIAELKAHDVIVIAAPMYNFNIPTQLKNYFDLVARAGVTFRYTEKGPEGLVTGKRAIILTSRGGIHKDTPTDLVTPYLSLFLSFIGINDVNFVFAEGIAYGPEMATKAQSDAKAAIDALVSA is encoded by the coding sequence ATGAGCAAAGTACTCGTTCTGAAGTCCAGTATTCTGGCAGGTTACTCCCAGTCCAACCAGCTTTCCGACTATTTCGTCGACCAGTGGCGTGAAAAACACAGCGCGGACGAAATCACCGTGCGCGATCTCGCGGCGAACCCGGTTCCGGTGCTGGATGGCGAACTGGTTGGTGCCCTGCGCCCGAGCGATGCGCCGCTGACGCCCCGTCAGCAGGACGCGCTGGCGCTGTCTGATGAACTGATTGCTGAGCTGAAAGCGCACGACGTAATCGTGATTGCCGCGCCGATGTACAACTTCAACATCCCGACGCAGCTGAAAAACTACTTTGACCTGGTGGCGCGCGCTGGCGTGACCTTCCGTTACACCGAGAAAGGGCCGGAAGGTCTGGTAACGGGTAAACGCGCCATCATCCTGACCAGCCGCGGCGGCATCCATAAAGATACCCCGACCGATCTGGTGACCCCGTATCTGTCCCTGTTCCTGAGCTTTATCGGCATCAACGACGTGAACTTCGTGTTCGCCGAAGGCATTGCCTACGGCCCGGAAATGGCGACCAAAGCGCAGAGCGATGCAAAAGCGGCTATCGACGCGCTGGTCTCTGCCTGA